The following are encoded in a window of Nostoc sp. UHCC 0302 genomic DNA:
- a CDS encoding tetratricopeptide repeat-containing serine protease family protein, with the protein MKFYYSLTPALIGVSIAFVQPQNAFALSSAEVAKVAKAITVEISNPNGSGTGVIIKREGNNYTILTAKHVVEAQAKYEIVTPDGARYSLNYSTVKKLPQVDLAVVQFASNQNYPVAKIGNSDSSTEGTTAYVAGFPQISAAISSSIYNFTNGQITANASKPLRDGYALVYSNDTLAGMSGGPVLNDQGELIGIHGRSDTTENFKISDKNPNVIIKTGFNLGIPINTFLRLSAKTGADVGVSAPNTRTATAPKADDFYIQAGDKYKKGDLQGALADLNQAIKINPNFANAYNNRGVVRDELGDKQGAITDLNQAIKINPNFANAYNNRGNTHALLGDKQRAIADYNQAIKINPNLADAYNNRGLARAQLGDKQGAIEDYNQAIKINPNLALAYNNRGAIRFELGDKQAAITDYNQAIKINPNFAYAYKNRGTARDELGDKQGAIEDFNQAIKINPNYANAYFNRGFLRANLGDKQGAIADYQKAANLFQEQGDTNSYLDLMGWIKELQQ; encoded by the coding sequence ATGAAATTTTATTATTCACTCACACCAGCGTTAATTGGTGTATCAATCGCTTTTGTGCAACCCCAAAATGCTTTTGCACTCTCCTCAGCTGAAGTTGCTAAAGTTGCCAAAGCTATTACTGTAGAAATTTCTAATCCTAATGGCTCAGGCACTGGAGTCATTATTAAGCGAGAAGGTAATAATTACACCATTCTCACTGCCAAGCACGTTGTCGAAGCTCAAGCTAAATACGAAATTGTGACTCCAGACGGAGCGCGTTATTCTCTTAATTACAGCACTGTCAAAAAGCTGCCACAAGTAGACCTAGCTGTTGTGCAATTTGCCAGCAATCAAAATTATCCTGTTGCCAAAATCGGCAACTCCGATTCATCAACAGAAGGAACAACCGCTTATGTAGCTGGTTTTCCACAAATCAGTGCTGCGATTTCTAGTTCAATTTATAACTTCACTAATGGGCAGATTACTGCTAATGCCTCAAAACCTCTGCGTGATGGCTATGCATTGGTCTATAGCAACGATACATTAGCAGGGATGAGCGGCGGCCCGGTATTGAACGACCAAGGGGAACTTATAGGAATTCATGGTAGAAGCGACACAACTGAAAACTTTAAAATCTCTGATAAAAATCCCAACGTGATTATCAAAACTGGTTTTAATTTGGGCATTCCGATTAACACCTTTTTGAGACTCTCAGCTAAAACTGGGGCAGATGTGGGCGTTAGTGCGCCTAACACACGAACAGCCACAGCACCGAAAGCTGATGACTTCTATATTCAGGCTGGAGATAAGTACAAAAAAGGAGACTTGCAAGGAGCACTCGCCGATTTAAACCAAGCCATTAAGATTAATCCCAACTTTGCCAATGCCTACAACAACCGGGGAGTTGTCCGCGATGAGTTGGGAGACAAACAAGGGGCAATCACCGATTTAAACCAAGCCATTAAGATTAATCCCAACTTTGCCAATGCCTACAACAACCGGGGAAATACCCACGCCCTATTGGGAGATAAGCAAAGGGCGATCGCCGATTACAACCAAGCCATCAAGATTAATCCCAACTTAGCCGATGCCTATAACAACCGGGGACTTGCCCGCGCCCAGTTGGGAGACAAACAAGGGGCAATCGAAGATTACAACCAAGCCATTAAGATTAATCCCAACTTAGCCCTAGCCTACAACAACCGGGGGGCTATCCGCTTTGAGTTGGGAGACAAGCAAGCAGCAATCACCGATTACAACCAAGCCATCAAGATTAATCCCAACTTTGCCTATGCCTACAAAAACCGGGGAACTGCCCGCGATGAGTTGGGAGACAAACAAGGGGCAATCGAAGATTTCAACCAAGCCATTAAGATTAATCCCAACTATGCCAATGCCTACTTCAACCGGGGATTTCTCCGCGCTAACTTGGGAGACAAACAAGGGGCGATCGCAGACTATCAAAAAGCTGCTAACCTCTTTC